Genomic DNA from Coffea arabica cultivar ET-39 chromosome 7e, Coffea Arabica ET-39 HiFi, whole genome shotgun sequence:
cggcccgacttgaataacttaaccacaggattgagctcataggtcatagaaatccgaacagatgcagacacagataacagattcaaattttgcatagtaaattggcatatgaacagactagagaacgagtgtaataaagtacaccctcgtctcgaacaaataaacagatttcagagcagaaatcaagttaaacagcaatggaggggagtggtacactcaccggcttaacttcaaaagttttcacttcagattggccttaatcgccaagaaatcctaaaataatcaaaataaaccaattgaaggttttacttccagaatcgggtaaacacaatgcacatgaggctcgactactagtcgtatgcctcgccaaaataattactaatgcaagggtggaaaacatgattttcttggaaacaaaaaggtaacatgaagacttaggcgcaaacaacccaaaagcctttcatttccaccaaaaggcaaatctactttaaggaaccaaacggcctagaaaatcgggcagcaccgtccctaaaattcttactttttccagccattaaggcttcattatttcctccaatcagtcccaacatttcacacaaaagtcatctcatttcccaaaagccgctcactaggctcaaagtagtacaagtacaaaagttagctaggaaaagaccggaatgagagcgagccctaaacatgcaaacaaaaacatggagactcgataacgagtcataaagccataccAATcttaaccctaatagggtttcatatgcataaataagcatcataggcaaccagaaattaagaaagggctttaatgtaggccttgataagaaaaccggttttgacgtcataatgcggtaatggcacaactctcactacaattatcggttgggggtgtaagacccaccatttcgaagctatgaaacagggctacaacaatgtagaaggcctctcagtccaaatcctagcaaaactaggtcaaaaatgcagaaaacccagccagaaccgcaattgcaggttcccaaatcacacaaaactgtaatacgtctatctcagcctacacaggtccaatttcattgattccaaaggcacatgaaagctaagatatccagctacatttcatcagaagacaccaacaacagaatccaaaccaattccagtcaaaacagacaattcctatcgcagttcggacattctgttcaccaaaaacagcaacagtaaaaacggcataactcactctatactactccaaatgccctgaaattttgtaggcacttcatactcatcaatacctacaactttcatgttttgagtaaagtccaattcggcctctatctatgacctaaaatttcggacagattaggggttcatgaaccctaacttttcacatttcattccaaacccaaaattgattgcatttaatcacaattcacacctactagagccaaagccccttattaccaaccatcatactagtccacaacatcaaaatcatatgaaaccagaaaattcatcataaaatggaaaacttcaccaaaactcttcaaatcaagaaataaatcacatattccatcactcaagctacttctaagcataacataaacatcattaggtgtagtagagtgttctagcatcacttaccaagtaacaagagagagagagatgttggccaccttagagcttcaaacaaacttcactaaaacacttactatcactagaagaaagatttttatggagtagaatctaatctaggcttttgtttgtagaagattgaagcatatggaagcttgaaagttgaagaatttccttccttctttgctcaaggagaaccggccacaaggagagaaaaatggtgcattttgtgcaatttttgatatttaatcctttggtcaaaaaaaaaaaagtcaagaaagtgaatagtgtttcttaaagtccaactaatgagaagatgacacttgtcctcattaaatgcattcttatctttcttttctcccttacctcaatcacttcacacacattacttatctcttaacaccggataaatttttcacagtatccgaaacttaaccttattggccgaatttttccgaacttttcgcactagtgggtcccacatccaatatatattcttaattttctaaaaattctccaatactagaaaaattatctaaaaactataattgctcataaaatttccccaagaaaatatttctagccAGAAAATGATTCGAATAACAGTCCAACCTGTCCCACCCCTTTGGTTAgtagggctttttttttttttttttttttttttttttctctctcgaAAGATAGGTTTCTATATGTAACATCTTAGGGTTTTTGCATGGAGGGTCCTCCGTGGCCACCGCCGGCCACAGGAGGAGTACCCGGCTGTGCAGCATCTTCCAAGTCTTTTGCCGACGTGCTATCTGGTTCGGGTCGCCTGGAGGTGTCAAGGATTCCAGATCTGGGCTGTTGTTCGAGTCATAGAGGGGAGCCGGCGCTGCGCTTATCCCAGAGTGACTTACACCTTCTCTCTACGCCGTTTAAGAATGCACTGGTTGGAAGATTTCCGTTTCGTCGGCCGCCAATGGAGGTTATTAGAGGATTTTTCGTTTCGCTAGGTCTCAAGGGAGCCTGTGAGGTGGGTCTCCTGGATTTGAATCACGTTTTGATCAGGCCGTCAACTGAGGAGGATTACAATCCTGAAGCTTATGACATGATAGTTTCAGCTGAAATACCTGATCCTGATAAGCAACCACATTTGAACTTTCTGGTTATGAAACACATGATGCGTGGTCCATGTGGTTCATTAAAAAAAGATAatgtaacgaccccattttccccaaaggcgaaccagaggggtcaatgggccgtctgcccagctctcgccgggactcagtcgatcactacagtcctcaaacaaatacaggataaaatctcaaatatatatatcaaatattccaatatttacatatcaaaagcgaagcgtccacgcttccactgcgccactctgatccttgatcacaattataaTACAGGAGGAAATCCAAATCTTTAccattacacatccaatcaattctaaacgttcgaTACAAACCCAATAGGAAATacaaattcaatccatcaattgagataatccatgaataaacactacaagcccttccttcgccttgagccctgtggaggggaataaaacattttggggtgagctagaagctcagcgagtaaccaataaaatcagttatcaaatcaggttcacaatcattcatttcaataatgcCATGCTTcaataatcaatgcactttcatttctctcgtgagccagtgaaatcatggtacttagacggccAACGCTCCACACAATCATTTATCATTGAACATTTAACATTAAACAGTGAGaatgagcccattggtgctctacaggaacattaaacggtggaggagacgtcggggtccagcacacgaattccaagtactcatttgagccaaaacatgtcaagaacttatatgccggcacacaggatatgcaatcaaagaaacgatgcaagaaacattttaaagtaccgttggaaagagtttaaggtcactcacctccacggctcataattctcgtccaatatagccaatttcatcattcaagtccaagccttttaACTTAACTCAAAGTCACCAATGCTAtccaaaatcggacagcatttccccttaattcctttatttttccaacctacaaacaaacccaatcacatgCAATTAACCACATTTGCTCATACAATTCGaaaacgataaaacatatccaattagggcctcAATTCCCCTCAAttgagccaattagaagctcataagccaaccttggaaaaattccccaattgaaaccctaaaaccagaaatttatACCATAAGCGTAAATTTCCCACAAACAATCACAATGAACGCACAATCActtcatttaacaccatttcaagCCATCAATTCAAGCCAACTAAGCATAATCATTTAAACTcagaaaaatacccaataaatcagaaattcatcaATATTTCCTTAAACCCAtaaaatactccacaatataaCACACATGGCcaccacaaaccattaattcaccaatactagaacaaAAGGAACTTGTAtatccaacttacctcaaattcaagagagtAATCAAACCAAAGCTTCCCCTTCAAAAccaatccatcaaaagctttaaTCCACCATAGCAAACCCTTGTGTGAAATATTGTCCAAAACCattggttaaaactcaagattgagtaagaaatcaaagctagaaaattgaagagtttttctttctctcaaggCCTCGGTTGAGCAGGaacaaaaaatggaagaaaagacaacaaaaaccagatatttatgaaggaaacagccggtcaaaccttctgaccggctgtgacatgtcacaatccggccggaatctggccggatttccggccggattattggccggattcaaggccgaggctgatcaaaattttttcaaaactgcaaggcaatccggccagctatccggccagaaactggccggattctcggccggatttggcccctgcATTTttccgaaaattttcttttcttttccgagtTGCAAACTGTGTTACACCGCTTGTCCAACAAAACTTGTATAAAAGGAAACCCTCCTTTggtcggggcgtcacagataaTGTTTGTATGAAAGATGGAGTGTGCAAGAACCATTTTCCAAAGGATTTCAGTGACTACACAGCTTACACAGAGGATGGTTATCCTCACTATAGGAGAAGGATGGATGATCGTTGCGTAAGAGTAAGAGATCATTTGTTGGATAACAGATGGGTTGTTCCATACAATCCATACCTTCTAGCATTGTTTGACTGCCACTTGAATGTGGAAATCTGTTCCACTGTTAAATTAGTTAAGTACCTGTACAAATATGTTTACAAAGGACACGATCGTGTGAGCTTTTATATCCACTCTGACAGTGCCTTTGAAGATGTTGATGAGATTTTAGACTTTCATTCTAGTCAATGGGTCGCTGCTAGAGAGGCTTTTTGGCGCATATTTCGGTTTGCTTTAAATGAAATGACCCCGAGCGTCTACGCATTGCAGGTTCATCTGCCTGGAGAGCAAATGGTTTCTTTTCACAGAAAAACCAATCTTGCTGATTTGGTTACTGACGTTGACTTCTCAAAAACAATGCTGACTGAGTTCTTTTATATGAATCGAACAAATAGGTATGCTTAGAAGCTCAAGCTGCTTTATAAACAATTTCCTGAGTTTTTTTGTATGGAAACCAACCAAGAAGCGTTGGTCTCAAAGAAAACGGTGAAAAGTTGTTGGAAGATTGGTGACAGTTAGCCTAGCAGAAGAAGAGAGATATTTCTTGAGGTTGCTTTTGTCTTGTGTCTGTGCAACTACTTCATTCGACCACTTGCTGACTGTTAATGGCATCCGTATGCATTCCTACAGAGAAGCTGCTTTCCAGATGGACCTGTTACAATCAGATACGTATATCGAAGACACCCTTGATGAGGCTGCTACTTTTCAGATGCCTTCTTCCCTCAGAAGCTTGTTTGCAATAATGCTAGCTTTCTGCTCCCCATCAAATCCCAAATATCTATGGGAAAAGTATGAGCCTAAACTATCAAGGGATTATCAAAAAAATAGTTTACTCACTGGGTATACTTCTGAATGCATCAGATTGTTGGTTCTTCAGGAGATCAGCAAGTATTTGGAACAAATGGGTAAAAGTGTAAATAATTTTCACTTGGTTTCTCATTACCTTGATGTTACATTGGATCAGCGGAttacaaaagaaattgaaactaAAAGAAGTGTTCAGTTCACAGAGGAGGATCTGTTAATGTCTTCGAAGTTTAATGCAGGTCAGAAACTTGCCTATGACTTTATCATGTCACAAGTTTTCTCGACAAAAGCCCAAAGTTTTTTCATCAACGTGCCTGGTGGGACAGGGAAAACTTTCCTTTACCGGTCAATCCTTGCTACATTACGTTCTCAAGGCTATATAGCCATAGCTGTAGCATCGTCCGGTGTTGCTGCCTCTATTCTTCCTGGTGGGAGGACTGCGAATTTGCGCTTTAAGATCCCTCTTGACATATCTAAAACTAAGGCTTGCCAAGTTAGTAAGCAAAGCTCTATTGCTAAATTACTTATAGAGGCCAAACTTATATTGTGGGATGAAGCTTCAATGGCCAAGAAGGAAACAATCAAAGCATTTGATATGCTTCTTAGAGATATAATGGCATGCGATGATCCTTTTGGTGGCAAGGTAGTGGTTTTTGGAGGTGATTTCAGGCAAACCATACTTGCGATTAGAGATGCAACAAGAGATGTTTTGGTGTAGTCAAGTTTTGTCAACTCGCCTCTCTGGACTGTTTTGCAGAAAGTTACTTTAACTGAAAATATGAGggctgttattgatgtgaatccccgatctagacaaccaaaacaccatggcttaggcagcggaaatttgacccaactaatccctagaagtcacgaacaattttgatattatctcaacccgtaactactcgaattaacgaaccaaattgggggtagtagaacgccacaatcaaggagactacttgattgataagttcaatgaacagcttgagattgattctcaagtattcaaaggaaattctcttgaggcaagagagagtgaaaaactcacatatattttataaaatctgaattgttctttaatgaatgaaaacctaggctatatatagccttacaggactcaaaccctagaatgcccaatggacgaccttgcccttcattaagggtgaaaatatctaacaactaattaactaaaattaagactctaaattcggccaaagtgaagggaaaattgaccgaaattattaatgctaacaaacaactaataatggtaattaaaaccctaattagcaaGCTAGTACTCCGcgaactagtcttcacttgaatcttccaatctggaatgggccttggtctttatattctcatcattcccctcctcttaaaggcgatttgtccccaaatcatgACTCTtcttacaaaacaaaagtgatGAGAGCATGTGTATAGTCACCAAGTAGCCTGCATGTCGCCTTCTCAAGCGAAGAAAGATCAGGACACCCTTGTGGGACACCAGGAAAACTCGTGGTGGTGGTAGATACATGTTGCGGACAGCAAGAGTTCCATGATAATGGGCACACAAGTGACGTCTCAAGCCTAGGGGTGGACCGTGAGCGGACGCCTGGTGAACCAAGGTTTGGTTGGGCTGCGCGTTGTACGCATCAAGAAGTGCAAAAATGGCATCAAAGGCCAATGTAACCCGACTAGTGCTGGTTGGAATTACTGGACCAGCACTCTTTGCACAGATCTCGATGGTTGTAGGTATTGCACACTGCAAGAGGAAGGATATCTGACCACGTACAACCTGCACAAATGAAAACACGTTAAACACCACAAAGGTGGAACGATCCAACTCCCAGTGCCTGATGTTGTCCTCCGGTTTAGCGAGCATGATCAATGTTCGCCCTTTCCTTTCCTTGCCTTCTAATCGATCCAACTCCCATTCCCTCTGTAAAATATTTTGGTCCTCTCGAACTTGTGTAGGTGAGAGTGGAACAAGTATGACCCTTGTCCCTTTATGCATGAACGAGTATTTGTTGGAATGACCTTCATAAGTAACCTCGcgatcaaattgccaaggtcttccAAGAATAAGATGGGCAGCTTGCATAGGAACCACATCACACACCAACTCATCCTCATATCTCCCAATGTTAAACTTCACAGAAACCTGCTTGGACACTCGCACTTCCCCGCAATCACTAAACCATTGAAGCTTATATGGTGTAGGGTGATCTTGGACAGGTAAGTGTAACTTCTTGACAAATAAGGCACTGGCGACATTGGTACAACTTCCCCCGTCGATAATCAAGCTACACACTTTCCCGTTAACTAGACATCGGGTGTAGAAGATGTTGGTACGCTGCTCTTCTTCATTTGTGCGTTGAGCACTCAATGCCAACCTTGTGACAAGGCCTAGTCCAACTGGTTGGTCAGGGGCAATTATCTCTTCTTCCTCAACCAATGGTGGCATGCCTTCATACTCATCCTCCTCATCCGTTAGCACTTCACCACTTGGAAGCATGAGCATGGCCCTTCGGTTTGGGCATTGGGACGCGATGTGACCAAaaccttgacacttaaagcacttagTGTCACGGTTTCTAGGTTTAGATGCCCCTAGATCTGCCTTAAATTCGGCCCTTTGGATCGGTTTTGAAGATGACGAACCAGCCACCCATGCTCCATTCGAAACCCCACTTGCCCTGGCTGACTTTTGTTCGCTCGTGTGGGTAACCTCGCCTTTATACGGTGGAGGTCTCCAATTTCCAGATTGGACGCTGGAGCTTTGGTGAGGaatacccctcctcttgagcctcctTTCCACCTTGACGGCTTTGTCCAATAATTCATCCATGTCAagataatgttggagctccacaaCATCTGCAATTTCAGCGTGTAGTCCTCTCAAGAAACGTGCCATGGTTGCTTCTATATCCTCCCGAACATCAGCCCGTAGCATGGCCATCTCCATCTCCTTGAAGTAATCCTCAACTGTCAAACTTCCTTGGGTGAGAGTTTGCAATTTATGGTGCAAATCCCTGTGGTAATACGCTGGTATGAAGCGCTTCCTCATGATCCTTTTGAGTTCTTCCCATGTTCGGATAATTGGCTCTTCCTCCCTTCTTTGTTTGATGCGAAGTTGATCCCACCAAATAGAGGCATAATCCGTAAATTCAAGGGCTGCCAACTTCACCTTTTGAGACTCCGTGTAATGGTTACAATCGAAAATCATTTCAATCCTCCTCTCCCAATCTAGGTATGCTTCGGGATCCGACTTGCCTTGGAAGGAAGGGATTTTAAGTTTAATCCCTTTTATTTCATCCTCCACAGGTCTAGTATCTCTCCTCGGTTTCCTTGGCTCATAGTCAAATTCACACTCAGAGTTAGAGTCATGAAGTTCAAGTGCAGGTCTATCACGGCTCCTTGGGTTTTGGTGACTTCGTCTAGAGCTACTTTGGAACTCCTCCAACCTGCCAAGTCGTTCATTCATGGCCTCAAATTTTTGATCCATAAGGCGTCCCAATTCTCCTTTCAAACTTTCTGCCAAACGTGAGAAGTCGAAGGCCGACGTACTTTCTCCTTCGTTCGACATATTCAACTGCAAGAAACGGTTAGCGAACAAAAATAGAAAAGgtacctcacttcactccctcaCGTGTTTCGCTCAccctcgtgtatcactcaagtgtatcaacCGCTCTAATAATCTCACAAAGCTCTTCCCAAGTCACTCAAGTACTCCTcttgaagaaataaaaatttCCCCAATGTGTTCGCTCAAACCTTCACCAAGAATCAGAAACAATACTCTAAAACACACCAACAAATACCAGAATTAATTTCCGGAAAACAACGACAGAATTTATGGAAGTATGGACTTGACAATAGACGCAATTTAGAAGACTACACCAATTTGATGACTggactgatttttttttgtttttggccgcaacataatttttttttttttgcgagaCAAAACAGGTCTGACTTCAAGGTTTTAATACGGCCAAGGTGTATTCCACTTCCACTCCAAGATGGATTACCAAACCAGATTTGGTTTCCCAAGACTTATTCAATTCCCGgaaattattttcttgaagaCCTCAATTCGTTGCtgacttcctttttttttttttttttttttttttaaacggcAAAGGATAACAATGGCGGCTAGAACTTCCTACTTTTGGACTTGGCTGGCCGCTTCTTAACTTGTGTATGGCCGACAAAAGGAAGCAATCAGATTGCAGCTTCAGCTAAAGGAACACACTTTGCTTGCTTGGCcgaacaaaagcaagcaacaaccagctctttattttttttaaatttgggtCTGGCCGACAAAGGAGAGCAACGAGCAACTAAGATTTCATGCAACTCAGATTTCCATGCACTACAAAGGACAACC
This window encodes:
- the LOC140011351 gene encoding uncharacterized protein; its protein translation is MEGPPWPPPATGGVPGCAASSKSFADVLSGSGRLEVSRIPDLGCCSSHRGEPALRLSQSDLHLLSTPFKNALVGRFPFRRPPMEVIRGFFVSLGLKGACEVGLLDLNHVLIRPSTEEDYNPEAYDMIVSAEIPDPDKQPHLNFLDFSDYTAYTEDGYPHYRRRMDDRCVRVRDHLLDNRWVVPYNPYLLALFDCHLNVEICSTVKLVKYLYKYVYKGHDRVSFYIHSDSAFEDVDEILDFHSSQWVAAREAFWRIFRFALNEMTPSVYALQVHLPGEQMVSFHRKTNLADLVTDVDFSKTMLTEFFYMNRTNREAAFQMDLLQSDTYIEDTLDEAATFQMPSSLRSLFAIMLAFCSPSNPKYLWEKYEPKLSRDYQKNSLLTGYTSECIRLLVLQEISKYLEQMGKSVNNFHLVSHYLDVTLDQRITKEIETKRSVQFTEEDLLMSSKFNAGQKLAYDFIMSQVFSTKAQSFFINVPGGTGKTFLYRSILATLRSQGYIAIAVASSGVAASILPGGRTANLRFKIPLDISKTKACQVSKQSSIAKLLIEAKLILWDEASMAKKETIKAFDMLLRDIMACDDPFGGKVVVFGGDFRQTILAIRDATRDVLV